One Pseudomonas rhizophila DNA window includes the following coding sequences:
- the apaG gene encoding Co2+/Mg2+ efflux protein ApaG produces the protein MSDLRYQVDVSVATRFLAEQSQPEHNRFAFAYTITVSNNGSLPARLLSRHWVITDGDGHVEHVRGEGVVGQQPLIDAGKSHSYSSGTVMTTKVGTMQGTYQMLAEDGTRFDAIIKPFRLAVPGALH, from the coding sequence ATGTCCGATCTTCGTTATCAGGTCGACGTCAGCGTCGCCACCCGCTTTCTGGCAGAACAGTCGCAACCTGAGCACAACCGTTTCGCCTTCGCCTATACCATTACCGTGAGCAACAACGGCTCATTGCCAGCCCGCCTGCTATCACGCCACTGGGTCATCACCGACGGCGATGGTCATGTTGAGCACGTGCGGGGCGAGGGTGTGGTCGGTCAGCAACCGCTGATCGACGCTGGAAAAAGCCACAGCTACAGCAGCGGGACGGTGATGACGACCAAGGTCGGCACCATGCAGGGCACGTACCAGATGCTGGCGGAGGACGGCACGCGTTTCGACGCGATCATCAAGCCGTTTCGCCTGGCGGTACCCGGAGCCCTGCACTGA
- the rsmA gene encoding 16S rRNA (adenine(1518)-N(6)/adenine(1519)-N(6))-dimethyltransferase RsmA yields MTEQYQHRARKRFGQNFLHDAGVIDRILRSINAKPDDRLLEIGPGQGALTEGLLGSGAQLDVVELDKDLIPILNQQFAGMSNFNLHQGDALKFDFNSLEAAPNSLRVVGNLPYNISTPLIFHLLSNAGLIRDMHFMLQKEVVERLAAGPGGGDWGRLSIMVQYHCRVEHLFNVGPGAFNPPPKVDSAIVRLVPHAVLPHPAKDHRLLERVVREAFNQRRKTLRNTLKLLLSSAEIEAAGVDGSLRPEQLDLAAFVRLADKLSEQVTPKADAI; encoded by the coding sequence ATGACCGAGCAATACCAACACCGCGCGCGTAAGCGCTTCGGCCAGAACTTCCTGCATGACGCTGGCGTAATCGATCGCATCCTGCGCTCCATCAATGCCAAACCCGACGATCGCCTGCTGGAGATTGGCCCGGGCCAGGGCGCGCTGACCGAAGGCCTGCTCGGCAGCGGTGCGCAACTGGATGTGGTGGAACTGGACAAGGATCTGATCCCGATCCTCAACCAGCAGTTCGCTGGCATGAGCAATTTCAACCTGCACCAGGGCGACGCGCTGAAGTTTGACTTCAATAGCCTGGAGGCTGCGCCCAATAGCCTGCGGGTGGTGGGGAATCTGCCGTACAACATCTCCACGCCGCTGATCTTTCATCTGCTGAGCAACGCTGGCCTGATCCGCGACATGCACTTCATGTTGCAAAAAGAGGTGGTCGAACGGCTCGCTGCTGGCCCTGGCGGCGGTGACTGGGGTCGCCTGTCGATCATGGTTCAGTACCATTGCCGGGTCGAACATCTGTTCAACGTAGGCCCCGGGGCATTCAACCCGCCCCCCAAAGTCGACTCGGCCATCGTCCGCCTGGTACCCCATGCCGTCCTGCCGCACCCGGCCAAGGATCATCGCCTGCTGGAGCGCGTCGTACGCGAAGCTTTCAATCAGCGTCGCAAAACCCTGCGCAACACCCTGAAGCTATTGCTCAGCAGCGCCGAAATCGAAGCCGCCGGCGTTGACGGCAGCCTGCGTCCCGAGCAATTGGACCTGGCGGCGTTCGTGCGCCTGGCCGACAAACTCAGCGAACAGGTAACGCCCAAAGCCGACGCCATCTGA
- the pdxA gene encoding 4-hydroxythreonine-4-phosphate dehydrogenase PdxA has protein sequence MKPKRFALTPGEPAGIGPDLCLLLASQPQPHPLIAITSRDLLLERAAQLGVVVDLLLVTPGAWPDVPAPANSLYVWDTPLGAPVVTGQLDKTNAAFVLQTLTRAAQGCLDGSFAGMITAPVHKGVINESGIAFSGHTEFLADLTHTTQVVMMLATRGLRVALVTTHLPLRDVAEAITPQRLERVTRILHADLQEKFGIARPRILVCGLNPHAGEGGHLGHEEIDTIEPTLERLRSEGMDLRGPLPADTLFTPKYLEHCDAVLAMYHDQGLPVLKYKGFGAAVNVTLGLPIIRTSVDHGTALDLAGSGRIDTGSLQVALETAYQMAETHL, from the coding sequence GTGAAACCCAAGCGTTTCGCGCTGACACCCGGCGAGCCTGCCGGCATCGGTCCCGACCTGTGCCTGCTGCTCGCCTCGCAACCCCAGCCACATCCCCTGATAGCCATCACCAGCCGCGACCTGCTCCTCGAGCGGGCTGCGCAGCTGGGGGTGGTCGTCGACCTGCTGCTGGTGACACCGGGAGCCTGGCCGGATGTCCCGGCACCCGCCAACAGCCTGTATGTCTGGGATACGCCACTGGGCGCCCCGGTGGTTACCGGGCAACTGGACAAGACCAACGCGGCATTCGTCCTGCAAACCCTGACCCGCGCTGCCCAGGGCTGCCTGGACGGGAGTTTCGCCGGCATGATCACCGCTCCGGTGCACAAGGGCGTGATCAACGAATCCGGGATTGCCTTTTCCGGGCATACCGAGTTCCTGGCGGACCTGACCCACACCACGCAGGTGGTAATGATGCTCGCCACCCGCGGCCTGCGCGTGGCACTGGTGACCACGCACCTGCCCTTGCGGGACGTCGCCGAGGCCATCACCCCGCAACGCCTGGAGCGGGTCACGCGGATATTGCACGCCGACCTGCAGGAAAAGTTCGGCATCGCCCGGCCCCGTATCCTGGTGTGCGGGCTCAACCCCCATGCCGGTGAAGGCGGACATCTGGGCCATGAAGAAATCGACACCATAGAACCCACCTTGGAGCGCTTGCGCAGCGAGGGCATGGACCTGCGTGGCCCGCTGCCTGCCGACACTCTGTTCACCCCCAAATATCTGGAGCACTGCGACGCGGTGCTGGCGATGTACCACGATCAGGGCCTGCCCGTACTGAAGTACAAAGGCTTCGGCGCGGCAGTCAACGTAACCCTGGGCCTGCCGATCATCCGCACATCGGTGGACCATGGCACCGCCCTGGACCTGGCCGGCAGTGGCAGGATCGATACCGGCAGCCTGCAGGTCGCCTTGGAAACCGCCTACCAGATGGCCGAGACCCATTTATGA